A section of the Humulus lupulus chromosome 2, drHumLupu1.1, whole genome shotgun sequence genome encodes:
- the LOC133816033 gene encoding protein SOB FIVE-LIKE 3-like, producing the protein MSTEGCSSSESGWTMYIDSPMQEDEGDCSTSYNEGDKKKLLTTYRHTDAEDEDGVRSDDSMASDASSGPTYHHHLHNTARSHRDYSKEASRLKQDKKQFATPNKKGKKEKTIGEKSSRRK; encoded by the coding sequence ATGAGTACAGAAGGATGTAGCAGCAGTGAATCCGGGTGGACAATGTACATAGACTCTCCAATGCAGGAAGATGAAGGTGATTGCAGCACTAGTTATAATGAAGGTGACAAGAAGAAGCTTCTTACTACATACCGCCACACCGATGCTGAAGATGAAGATGGTGTTCGCAGTGATGATTCAATGGCTTCTGATGCTTCATCTGGTCCTActtatcatcatcatcttcacAATACTGCTCGATCACACCGCGATTACAGTAAAGAGGCTTCTAGGCTCAAGCAGGACAAGAAGCAATTTGCTACTCCTAATAAAAAAGGTAAAAAGGAGAAGACAATTGGTGAAAAAAGTAGTAGAAGAAAATGA